DNA sequence from the Alteribacter lacisalsi genome:
CTGATCCGGTCCTTTGCAAGGAGGCCGGTCACATCAGATATGACCCCCGGGTGGTCCGGTACATCCACAAACAGATCGTAAAAAGAAGGGATCGCACCTTTCTTTCTTACAGGAAGAGCGTCCCGTGTATGTTTGGCAGTCTGAAAAAAACTGTGCAGGGCATCTTCATTTCCTTCTTCAATCATAGAGCGCACCTGGTGCATCTTTTTCTGCCACTGATCGATGATGGCGAGAAGGACTTCCTTGTTGGAAAGCAGAATATCCCGCCACATCACAGGCGAAGCAGATGCGATCCGCGTGATATCCCGGAATCCCCCTGCCGCAAGGTCGTTAAGAACCGGTTCCTTTTGGCCCTCTTCCTTGAGTTGGTGCACTAGGCCAGCCGCCACGATGTGGGGAAAATGACTGATTGTGCCAGCAAAAAAGTCGTGGGTGTCTGGATCCAGACGGATAAACCGGGCCTTTGTTCCTTTAAGCCAGTTCTGAAGCCGGATCATAGTCCGTTCATGCTCTGAACGGGAAGGCGTAAAAATATAATAGGCATTTTCAAACAGCCGGACTCTTGACGCCTCCACCCCGGACTTGTGCGAGCCGGCCATCGGATGCCCTCCTATAAACGTAACGGGGCGCTCTTTTAGTGCTTCTGCCGCTTCACACACCGTTTTCTTTGTACTCCCCGCATCCGTAATAATCGCCCCTTCCTTTAACGGAAGAGCTGCCAGATCATGAATGATCGCAACTGTCTGCCGGATTGGAGCGGCTATAATAATCAGGTCCGCGTCCTTGGCCCCATCACTGAGCGTTGGTGCGCTAATGTCGATTACATCAAGCGCAAGTGCGGTTTTCATCACTCTCTCATTTACATCAAAACCGGTAATGACAGCTTCCGGATGTTCTTTCTTTACAGCAAGCGCAAGTGAACCGCCAATAAGTCCCAGGCCGGCAATCAGCACGTTTTTTCCCATTTTCCTCACCCTTTGTTGTTCCGTCATCATATGCACCGCTGAGCCTTCAGGCAGACAGGAACCGGTATATAATCAGCCCCTGCTCTGGCTACTGCCTTAAAAGCGCCTTCAGCTCTGCAATGATTTCTTCGTTCTGTTCTCTTGTCCCAACCGTAATTCTTGCCGAAGTAGGAAAACCAAGTGCTTCCCCGTTTCTGACAATATAGCCGGCTTTAAGGAGTCTGTTAAAGATATCCGTTCCCGGCACCCCGAGATCAATCAGGACGAAATTGCCCTGACTTGGGTAGCAGTGAAGGCCTTCCTCCCGGCAGAATTCCTCAAACATCTCGATACCCTCACGGTTTTTTTGTCTGCAGTCTTCCAGAAAGCGGTCATCTTCAAGAGAATAGTAGGCCGCCATCTGCGCTATAGTTGAGGTGTTAAACGGCTCCCTTGCAGGATCAAGAGACTGCATAAAGGCTTCGTCGCCTACCCCGTAGCCGATTCTTAACGATGCGAGACCATATGCTTTGGAAAAAGTCCGGAGCACCACAAGATTTTTATGTTTTGCAATCATGGGAACCGTATCAGGGTAGTCTTCCTCCGTAACATACTCATAGTACGCCTCATCGCTCACCACGATCACGTGCTCAGGCACCGATTCGAGAAAACGGGTGAACGCCTCTTTTCCTATTGAATTCCCTGTAGGGTTGTTCGGGTTGCACACGAAAACGATTTTCGTATGCTCATCAATCGCCTCTCTCATGGCATCGAGATTGTGCGCGCCGTTTACAACGGGAATCTCCTTTACGGCGGCCCCTTCAATGACTGCATTGTGCCGGTACTGTGGAAAAGTCGGAACGGCTGTTACAATATTGTCTCCTTTTGAAAGAAGGGCACGGCAGAGTATGAGAATCACTTCATCAGATCCGTTGCCGAAAAGCAGCTGTTTTTCGGATACTTTCAGCCTTCCGGCAACTTTCGTTCTCAGCTTTTGTGCATATCCGTCCGGATATACTGCCACATCAGTAAGGGCCTGTGTAATAGCTTCTTTCGCAAGCGGCGAGCATCCGTAGGGATTTTCATTGGAAGCAAGCTTAACCACCTTATCAAGACCAAGTTCCCGCTTCACTTCATCAACAGGCTTACCCGGCTGATACGGGGTCAGCCCTTTCATGGATTCTTTTACCAGCATGTTTATCACTCCGTTTTCTCTTTGGTTCCAGCACAGCCCCGTCCCTCTGTCCCTTTATTTTTAAGGCGGGACAGGAGACCTGTGCACGGACCCTATTCTATAGTCTACCTTCCTATGGTATTACGAAATGAGTCCGCGGACAAACTGTTTTAGCTCAGTAAAGACAGATTCTCTATTTTCACCCGCAAGTTCGTCCTTCCTGTCATGAAGAAAACGAACGAGCGCACTACCAATTACAACCCCGTCAGCAAGAGAATGA
Encoded proteins:
- a CDS encoding prephenate dehydrogenase, coding for MGKNVLIAGLGLIGGSLALAVKKEHPEAVITGFDVNERVMKTALALDVIDISAPTLSDGAKDADLIIIAAPIRQTVAIIHDLAALPLKEGAIITDAGSTKKTVCEAAEALKERPVTFIGGHPMAGSHKSGVEASRVRLFENAYYIFTPSRSEHERTMIRLQNWLKGTKARFIRLDPDTHDFFAGTISHFPHIVAAGLVHQLKEEGQKEPVLNDLAAGGFRDITRIASASPVMWRDILLSNKEVLLAIIDQWQKKMHQVRSMIEEGNEDALHSFFQTAKHTRDALPVRKKGAIPSFYDLFVDVPDHPGVISDVTGLLAKDRISITNIRILETREDITGVLRLSFRAEEDQLKAKSLLRENLYDAYEAP
- the hisC gene encoding histidinol-phosphate transaminase; amino-acid sequence: MLVKESMKGLTPYQPGKPVDEVKRELGLDKVVKLASNENPYGCSPLAKEAITQALTDVAVYPDGYAQKLRTKVAGRLKVSEKQLLFGNGSDEVILILCRALLSKGDNIVTAVPTFPQYRHNAVIEGAAVKEIPVVNGAHNLDAMREAIDEHTKIVFVCNPNNPTGNSIGKEAFTRFLESVPEHVIVVSDEAYYEYVTEEDYPDTVPMIAKHKNLVVLRTFSKAYGLASLRIGYGVGDEAFMQSLDPAREPFNTSTIAQMAAYYSLEDDRFLEDCRQKNREGIEMFEEFCREEGLHCYPSQGNFVLIDLGVPGTDIFNRLLKAGYIVRNGEALGFPTSARITVGTREQNEEIIAELKALLRQ